In the genome of Mytilus edulis chromosome 3, xbMytEdul2.2, whole genome shotgun sequence, one region contains:
- the LOC139514568 gene encoding uncharacterized protein isoform X2: MNSLLVVLLASVALLGMTSAQSFNLFPTLASSTAGGLLTLGAFGLPFLLANGGGNFFGGGGRRGPPVNFQPLNIPPYPRPFVGPFPPRHW; this comes from the exons ATGAATTCCTTATTGGTAGTTCTGTTGGCCTCTGTGGCCCTTCTTGGTATGACGTCAGCACAGAGTTTTAATCTTTTCCCTACTTTAGCCTCATCGACAGCTGGTGGTCTTTTAACTTTAGGAGCATTTGGATTACCATTCCTTCTTGCAAATGGAGGTGGTAATTTCTTTGGAGGAGGAGGAAGAAGGGGACCACCAGTAAACTTTCAGCCACTCAATATCCCACCATACCCTCGTCCATTCGTTGGACCATTTCCACCAAGACATTG GTAA